A window of the Pseudomonas fluorescens genome harbors these coding sequences:
- a CDS encoding NADH:flavin oxidoreductase, with amino-acid sequence MPVQALFKPFQLGALELPTRVVMAPMTRSFSPGGVPNSKVIEYYRRRAAAGVGLIITEGTTVGHQASNGYPNVPHFYGEAALAGWKKVVDAVHAEGGKIVPQLWHVGNVRRLGTEPDASVPGYGPSEKLKDGQVVVHGMTKQDIQDVIAAFAQAAKDAQSIGMDGVEIHGAHGYLIDQFFWEGSNQRTDEYGGSLANRSRFAIELIQAVRAAVGEGFPIIFRFSQWKQQDYTARLVQTSEALGEFLKPLADAGVDIFHCSTRRFWEPEFDGSDLNLAGWTRKLTGKPTITVGSVGLDGEFLQFMVNTDKVAQPASLEKLLERLNNDEFDLVAVGRALLVDPDWAQKVREGREQDILPFSREALMTLV; translated from the coding sequence ATGCCCGTGCAAGCCCTGTTCAAACCGTTCCAGCTCGGTGCCCTCGAACTGCCGACCCGCGTAGTCATGGCGCCGATGACCCGTTCGTTCTCTCCGGGCGGCGTGCCCAATTCCAAAGTGATCGAATACTACCGTCGTCGCGCGGCGGCCGGTGTCGGCCTGATCATCACCGAAGGCACCACCGTCGGTCATCAGGCTTCCAACGGTTACCCGAACGTGCCGCACTTCTACGGTGAAGCGGCGTTGGCCGGCTGGAAGAAAGTCGTGGATGCGGTACACGCCGAAGGCGGCAAGATCGTTCCGCAACTGTGGCACGTCGGCAACGTGCGCCGTTTGGGTACCGAGCCGGACGCGAGCGTGCCGGGTTACGGCCCGTCGGAAAAACTCAAGGACGGTCAGGTCGTGGTGCACGGCATGACCAAGCAGGATATCCAGGACGTCATTGCAGCCTTCGCCCAAGCGGCGAAAGATGCCCAAAGCATCGGCATGGACGGCGTGGAAATCCACGGCGCCCACGGTTACCTGATCGACCAGTTCTTCTGGGAAGGCAGCAACCAGCGCACCGACGAATACGGTGGCAGCCTGGCCAACCGTTCGCGTTTCGCCATCGAGCTGATTCAGGCTGTGCGTGCGGCGGTGGGCGAAGGCTTCCCCATCATCTTCCGTTTCTCGCAGTGGAAACAGCAGGACTACACCGCGCGTCTGGTGCAAACCTCTGAAGCACTGGGCGAATTCCTCAAGCCATTGGCCGACGCTGGCGTGGACATTTTCCACTGCTCGACGCGTCGTTTCTGGGAGCCGGAATTCGACGGTTCCGACCTGAACCTGGCCGGCTGGACACGCAAGCTGACCGGCAAACCAACCATCACCGTCGGCAGCGTCGGCCTCGATGGTGAGTTCCTGCAGTTCATGGTCAACACCGACAAGGTCGCGCAACCGGCCAGTCTGGAAAAACTGCTGGAGCGTCTGAACAACGACGAGTTCGATCTGGTGGCGGTGGGGCGTGCGCTGCTGGTCGATCCGGACTGGGCGCAGAAAGTGCGCGAAGGCCGCGAGCAGGACATTCTGCCGTTCAGCCGTGAGGCGTTGATGACGCTGGTTTGA
- a CDS encoding glycosyltransferase family 4 protein: MASADTEVMTTALHITLISETFPPEINGVANTLGRLCDGLRARGHRVELVRPRQADDPQRSEDDSLLLCRGWPLPGYPGLQWGQSSMHKLLRRWTRQRPDVLYIATEGPLGLSALRAARRLGIAVVSGFHTNFQQYTHQYGLGLLTRLLTHYLRWFHNRSAMTLVPSVSQRLELERRHFERLALLSRGVDSQLFHPAKRLNALREQWGLGEQDIAVIHVGRLAPEKNLSLLKRSFEKLAGTYPQRNLKLIVVGDGPQRMALEKELPEAIFCGSQRGEALAAHYASGDVFLFPSLTETFGNVVLEALASGLGVVAYDQAAAAQHIRHGYNGVLAMPGDEEAFCEAAAWLLEEDERLRCVRLNARQHASRQGWAAIVEQFENHLLGACRDLRDKPPTSIKPASSTPHG; the protein is encoded by the coding sequence ATGGCCTCAGCCGACACTGAGGTCATGACGACAGCTCTACATATCACCCTCATCAGCGAAACCTTCCCACCGGAAATCAACGGCGTGGCCAATACCCTTGGCCGCTTGTGCGACGGTTTGCGCGCACGCGGGCATCGGGTGGAACTGGTGCGACCGCGTCAGGCTGACGATCCGCAGCGCAGTGAAGACGACTCGCTGCTGTTGTGCCGAGGCTGGCCGTTGCCGGGGTATCCGGGGTTGCAATGGGGTCAGTCGTCGATGCACAAACTGCTGCGACGCTGGACGCGCCAGCGCCCGGACGTGCTCTATATCGCCACCGAAGGCCCGCTCGGGCTGTCGGCGTTGCGCGCGGCACGGCGTCTGGGGATTGCCGTGGTCAGCGGTTTTCACACCAATTTTCAGCAATACACCCACCAGTACGGGCTGGGCTTGCTGACGCGCTTGCTCACTCACTATTTGCGCTGGTTTCACAATCGTTCGGCCATGACCCTGGTGCCGAGCGTCAGCCAGCGACTGGAGCTGGAGCGTCGGCATTTCGAGCGCCTGGCGCTGCTGTCCCGGGGTGTCGACAGTCAGTTGTTTCACCCGGCCAAACGCCTGAATGCCTTGCGTGAGCAATGGGGTCTTGGCGAGCAGGACATTGCTGTCATTCACGTAGGACGCCTGGCGCCGGAGAAAAACCTCAGCTTGCTCAAACGCAGTTTCGAAAAGCTCGCCGGCACTTATCCACAGCGCAATCTGAAGCTGATCGTGGTCGGCGACGGACCGCAACGAATGGCACTGGAAAAGGAACTGCCCGAGGCGATTTTCTGTGGATCGCAACGGGGCGAAGCGCTGGCGGCGCACTATGCGTCGGGGGATGTGTTTCTGTTTCCGAGCCTGACCGAAACCTTCGGCAACGTCGTGCTGGAAGCGCTGGCCTCAGGCCTGGGGGTGGTGGCTTACGATCAGGCGGCCGCGGCCCAGCATATTCGCCATGGCTACAACGGCGTGCTGGCGATGCCCGGGGATGAAGAGGCGTTCTGCGAGGCGGCCGCGTGGCTGCTGGAAGAAGACGAAAGGTTGCGCTGCGTACGCCTGAACGCACGCCAACACGCCAGCCGCCAAGGATGGGCGGCCATCGTCGAACAGTTTGAAAATCATTTGCTGGGGGCTTGCCGCGACCTGCGCGACAAGCCGCCCACGTCGATCAAACCAGCGTCATCAACGCCTCACGGCTGA
- the cysZ gene encoding sulfate transporter CysZ: protein MPAPVLSGPQYLREGLKLVLSPGLRLFVLLPLAINLVLFVGLIYLAGHQFSLWVDTLMPSLPEWLSFLSYILWPLFVVLVALMVFFTFTMLANVIAAPFNGFLAEKVEVVVRGTDDFPAFSWGELIAMIPRTFAREMRKLGYFLPRAIGLFILSFIPVVNIVAAPLWLLFGVWMMAIQYIDYPADNHKLGWNEMLAWLRQKRWQSMSFGGIVYLVLLIPVVNILMMPAAVAGATLFWVRERGAENLVTQR from the coding sequence ATGCCCGCCCCTGTTCTGTCCGGCCCGCAATACCTGCGCGAAGGCCTCAAACTGGTATTGAGTCCGGGCCTGCGCCTGTTCGTGCTGCTGCCGCTGGCCATCAACCTGGTGCTGTTCGTCGGATTGATCTATCTGGCCGGCCACCAGTTCAGCCTGTGGGTCGACACACTGATGCCGTCGCTGCCCGAATGGCTGAGTTTCCTCAGTTACATCCTGTGGCCGCTGTTCGTGGTGCTGGTGGCGTTAATGGTGTTCTTCACCTTCACGATGCTGGCCAACGTGATCGCCGCGCCGTTCAACGGCTTCCTCGCGGAAAAGGTTGAAGTGGTGGTGCGCGGCACCGACGACTTCCCGGCCTTCAGCTGGGGCGAACTGATCGCCATGATCCCGCGCACCTTCGCCCGGGAAATGCGCAAGCTCGGTTACTTTCTGCCCCGGGCCATCGGCCTGTTTATTCTTTCGTTCATCCCGGTGGTGAACATCGTCGCCGCGCCGCTGTGGCTGCTGTTCGGGGTGTGGATGATGGCGATCCAGTACATCGACTACCCGGCGGACAACCACAAACTGGGCTGGAACGAGATGCTCGCGTGGCTGCGGCAGAAGCGCTGGCAGAGCATGAGCTTTGGCGGGATCGTCTATCTGGTGTTGCTCATTCCGGTGGTCAACATCCTGATGATGCCGGCCGCCGTGGCCGGGGCTACGTTGTTCTGGGTGCGTGAGCGCGGGGCCGAAAATCTGGTGACGCAACGCTGA